The Sphingobium aromaticiconvertens genome has a segment encoding these proteins:
- a CDS encoding helix-turn-helix transcriptional regulator, giving the protein MEAIARELGFLHYALIHHDDLRAQRWDRVDLKDYPTAITEHLIGRQRYRRDPVIRGCIFADSAFLWSDLSRIIKLDRQDRASLEMGAREGLNEGITLPYVRLGDCMGSCTFAGMRRPEHGPRYLGAAQMIGIFAFQSARRLILGEREIVPPQPKLHPRPRDCVTLAGRGYSNKEIARALSLTPRTVDGYLTEARHLFNAHDRTELVVSAVLAGEIGLHELRRQPE; this is encoded by the coding sequence ATGGAGGCCATCGCGCGGGAATTAGGTTTTTTGCATTATGCCTTGATCCACCATGACGACTTGCGGGCACAGCGATGGGACCGTGTCGATCTGAAAGACTATCCAACGGCAATCACCGAACATCTTATTGGTCGGCAGAGATATCGCCGCGATCCGGTTATTCGGGGATGTATCTTTGCCGACAGCGCATTTCTTTGGTCCGATCTCTCCCGCATCATCAAACTGGATCGACAGGATCGCGCCAGCTTAGAAATGGGTGCGCGCGAAGGTTTGAACGAAGGCATCACGCTGCCTTACGTTCGACTAGGCGACTGCATGGGGTCGTGCACCTTCGCAGGCATGCGTCGCCCGGAGCACGGCCCGCGCTACCTCGGCGCTGCCCAAATGATCGGGATTTTCGCGTTTCAATCCGCTCGGCGGTTGATTCTCGGCGAAAGGGAGATCGTTCCACCTCAACCCAAGTTGCACCCACGCCCGCGCGATTGCGTCACACTGGCTGGCCGTGGATATTCCAATAAGGAAATTGCGCGGGCGCTTTCGCTAACGCCGCGAACCGTGGACGGATATCTGACCGAGGCGCGACACTTGTTCAACGCACATGATCGCACCGAATTGGTGGTGAGCGCCGTGCTTGCCGGCGAGATCGGCCTTCACGAATTGAGGCGTCAACCCGAGTAA
- a CDS encoding TonB-dependent receptor, producing the protein MKANVRVDVSGGAIADPAERLRCYVTFPCLDFQVPQLTRTTSAELIWTSKGASRFKYVAGVFAFRGNETAGTIINPDVLPNLVNSDTGVITHSYAAFAEGAYDLLDSLALTVGGRYSHDRKKGTVIANRVTAATPIPGPDAGWGSFTPRYKLDPSSNLYFTYSKGFKSGVINPVIVLPGSSTEALVAAPESLDAFEVGFKKGAHRLSLAASAFYYQYKDIQVQNFSGLTILTSNAAKASIYGIDVDATWNVSDEFSLRAAGSWLPKAKYNDFDGAIYYVPPLSASGLTTYSESVAGKRLLRTPKITANLTGHYKRSTQAGAFDATVSVYYTSRSPLELGYRVYAKAHEQINATFGFTSDESRFSVAFFANNITNKAFVQGLVPTAAADMAVYNPPRQVGFTLKYGY; encoded by the coding sequence GTGAAGGCGAATGTGCGCGTCGACGTCAGCGGCGGGGCAATCGCCGATCCCGCCGAACGCCTTAGATGTTATGTGACATTCCCATGCCTCGATTTTCAGGTTCCGCAGCTCACCCGGACCACGTCCGCAGAACTGATCTGGACCTCGAAGGGCGCGTCGAGGTTCAAATATGTCGCGGGTGTGTTCGCGTTCCGGGGAAATGAAACCGCAGGCACGATCATAAATCCCGATGTCCTTCCGAACTTGGTGAACTCCGATACGGGCGTCATCACGCACTCCTATGCGGCATTTGCCGAAGGTGCCTACGATCTTCTGGACAGTCTTGCGCTGACCGTCGGTGGAAGATATTCCCATGATCGCAAGAAAGGCACTGTTATTGCGAACCGTGTCACGGCGGCGACGCCGATTCCGGGGCCCGACGCGGGCTGGGGTTCGTTCACGCCGCGCTACAAGCTCGATCCATCGAGCAACCTATACTTCACTTACAGCAAGGGCTTCAAAAGCGGTGTGATAAACCCGGTGATCGTCCTGCCCGGTTCATCAACGGAAGCGTTGGTAGCGGCGCCGGAAAGCCTGGATGCTTTCGAAGTCGGCTTCAAGAAGGGCGCGCACCGGCTGTCGCTGGCCGCGAGCGCCTTTTATTATCAGTATAAGGATATCCAAGTACAAAACTTTAGCGGCCTCACAATCCTGACCTCGAACGCGGCGAAGGCGTCCATATATGGCATCGATGTTGATGCGACCTGGAACGTGTCGGACGAATTTTCGCTTCGCGCGGCAGGTTCATGGCTGCCAAAGGCGAAATACAACGATTTCGACGGTGCGATCTATTACGTACCTCCGTTGAGCGCCTCTGGATTGACCACATATAGCGAGTCCGTCGCGGGCAAACGCCTTCTGCGGACGCCGAAGATTACGGCCAATTTGACGGGACACTATAAGCGTTCGACGCAGGCGGGTGCTTTTGATGCGACGGTCTCTGTCTACTATACCAGCCGCAGCCCGCTGGAGCTGGGCTATCGTGTCTATGCCAAGGCCCATGAGCAGATAAATGCGACGTTCGGCTTCACTTCGGACGAGAGCCGCTTTTCCGTAGCATTCTTTGCAAACAACATCACGAACAAGGCGTTCGTTCAAGGCCTGGTGCCGACGGCCGCAGCGGATATGGCCGTCTATAATCCACCCAGGCAAGTCGGGTTTACGTTGAAGTACGGATATTGA
- a CDS encoding aldehyde dehydrogenase family protein: MGIALPDMHVLPKHPLIIGGKLLERGSGAVQPHIYPANGQVTADLHMASPADVDAAVAAARAAFPQWRALTGDKRRDLMFNLASLLEANVQQLAQLGVIEKGEPAMMAPHIPPIAAQKFRYFGGWADKIQGLTVSTWGGPAHDYVAYEPYGVIGAIIPWNGPLFAAAMVLAPALAAGNCVVLKAPDLAPYTVMRLGELFVEAGFPAGVVNVVTGGADAGEAMVAHPGIDKIQFVGSGATAKKVLRSAAETLKPCGLELGGKSAVIVFADADLMDAGKRGLTGGVSANGQGCVNGTRLLVERPVYDQYLQILGGMAAHIKAGDPNDPVTILGPVISDASAQRITGMVSAATSAGGRLIAGGERLGGDLASGYFLPLTIVADVAPDSVIARQEVFGPVLTVTPFDTEEEAIAIANGTDYGLGGYIHTRDLRRAHHVASALDAGMVQVNGSGEGMTPCVPFGGVKQSGFGRLGGEAGLKEFLRVKNVWVNLAKGAGQ, encoded by the coding sequence ATGGGCATTGCCCTTCCGGATATGCACGTCCTGCCAAAACATCCCCTGATCATTGGCGGCAAATTGCTGGAACGCGGCAGCGGCGCGGTGCAGCCCCATATCTATCCCGCCAACGGACAAGTGACGGCGGACCTGCATATGGCGAGTCCCGCCGATGTCGATGCCGCGGTTGCCGCCGCCCGTGCGGCTTTCCCCCAATGGCGGGCGCTGACCGGCGACAAGCGCCGCGATCTCATGTTCAACCTTGCCAGCCTGCTGGAAGCCAATGTGCAGCAACTGGCCCAACTCGGTGTGATCGAGAAGGGCGAACCGGCGATGATGGCGCCGCATATACCCCCCATCGCGGCGCAGAAATTTCGCTATTTCGGCGGCTGGGCGGACAAGATTCAGGGGCTGACGGTCAGCACCTGGGGCGGCCCGGCACATGATTATGTCGCCTATGAACCCTATGGCGTGATCGGCGCGATCATTCCGTGGAACGGTCCTCTATTCGCAGCGGCCATGGTGCTGGCCCCCGCGCTGGCCGCCGGCAACTGCGTCGTGCTGAAGGCCCCGGACCTCGCCCCCTATACCGTCATGCGGCTGGGCGAATTGTTCGTGGAAGCTGGCTTCCCGGCGGGCGTCGTCAATGTCGTCACCGGCGGCGCGGATGCGGGCGAAGCGATGGTCGCCCATCCCGGCATCGACAAGATCCAGTTCGTCGGCAGCGGCGCAACCGCGAAGAAGGTGCTGCGCTCGGCGGCGGAGACGCTCAAGCCGTGCGGCCTTGAACTGGGCGGCAAGTCGGCGGTGATCGTCTTTGCCGACGCGGACCTGATGGACGCGGGCAAGCGCGGCCTGACCGGGGGGGTCAGCGCAAACGGTCAGGGATGCGTCAACGGCACCCGCCTGCTGGTCGAGCGCCCTGTTTACGATCAATATCTGCAAATATTGGGCGGCATGGCCGCGCATATAAAGGCGGGCGATCCCAATGACCCGGTGACCATATTGGGACCAGTCATCTCCGACGCCTCCGCCCAGCGCATCACCGGCATGGTCAGTGCGGCGACGAGCGCAGGCGGCAGGCTGATTGCGGGCGGCGAGCGGCTGGGGGGCGATCTTGCCTCCGGCTATTTCCTGCCATTGACGATCGTTGCCGATGTCGCGCCCGACAGCGTGATTGCCCGGCAGGAGGTATTCGGCCCGGTGCTGACGGTAACGCCCTTCGACACGGAAGAGGAGGCGATCGCCATCGCCAATGGCACCGACTATGGCCTTGGCGGCTATATCCACACCCGTGATTTGCGCCGCGCCCATCATGTCGCCTCGGCGCTCGACGCAGGCATGGTCCAGGTCAACGGGTCGGGCGAAGGCATGACGCCCTGCGTGCCCTTCGGTGGCGTGAAGCAGAGCGGCTTTGGTCGCCTCGGCGGCGAGGCGGGCCTCAAGGAATTTTTGCGCGTCAAGAATGTGTGGGTCAACCTTGCAAAAGGGGCCGGGCAATGA
- a CDS encoding carboxymuconolactone decarboxylase family protein has protein sequence MSLLDPAERTARGVERQNALLDAPAPTPGTLMEESWRDYVFAEVWARPALDLRARYLISLASAANVGDAAATERYARGALANGELTLAELREAALHVGVYSGWSFGTVLDEAVTRAATALGLPPVTTPPIRAEPWDPVVRHQEGMDNFQAVMVFGGPKPQTAYFEGGILNFVFGEMWMRPGLDQRARRWLTLVGVSNASASTPIRSHVWSAMASGNASWEEMYEFVLQYAVHAGWPRASVVQGAVIEQGKRVAEGLSFAP, from the coding sequence ATGAGCCTGCTTGATCCGGCGGAGCGCACCGCGCGAGGCGTCGAACGGCAAAATGCGCTGCTGGATGCCCCCGCCCCCACGCCCGGTACGCTGATGGAAGAATCGTGGCGGGACTATGTCTTTGCCGAAGTGTGGGCGCGTCCCGCACTCGATCTGCGCGCCCGCTATCTGATCTCTCTGGCCAGCGCCGCCAATGTCGGCGACGCCGCTGCAACGGAACGCTATGCGCGGGGGGCGCTCGCCAATGGCGAACTGACGCTGGCGGAATTGCGAGAGGCCGCGCTGCATGTGGGCGTATATAGCGGCTGGTCCTTCGGCACCGTGCTGGACGAGGCCGTCACCCGCGCAGCGACCGCGCTGGGCCTGCCGCCTGTAACCACGCCACCCATCCGCGCGGAGCCGTGGGATCCGGTGGTGCGGCATCAGGAAGGCATGGACAATTTCCAGGCGGTGATGGTGTTCGGCGGCCCCAAGCCGCAGACCGCCTATTTCGAGGGCGGCATCCTCAATTTCGTGTTCGGCGAAATGTGGATGCGGCCGGGTCTGGATCAACGCGCACGGCGCTGGCTGACCCTCGTCGGCGTCAGCAACGCATCGGCCAGCACGCCGATCCGCAGCCATGTCTGGTCGGCAATGGCGAGCGGCAATGCCTCCTGGGAGGAGATGTACGAATTCGTCCTCCAATATGCAGTCCACGCCGGCTGGCCGCGCGCATCAGTCGTTCAGGGCGCGGTGATCGAACAGGGCAAGCGGGTCGCCGAAGGCCTGTCGTTCGCCCCCTGA
- a CDS encoding SDR family oxidoreductase has product MTIVGDMSGKAALVTGAASGLGRATAVALAQAGADLCLVDVNATGLEETATQIRDLGRTAIVQTVNLALPENCEVVVTAAIDAFGRLDALCNVAGLISFTHTTDMPVADWDRTLAVNLGAPFHLSRAAIPHLLEKDGAIVNVASSAAFIGEAYAAAYCASKSGLIGLTKAMAMEYMNRPIRINAVAPGGMATNIAANIVWPEGADMSLIKRFSGMRGLVEVDDVAAMIAHLASDAGRAFHGACVTMDRGITAG; this is encoded by the coding sequence ATGACCATCGTTGGAGATATGAGCGGCAAGGCCGCACTGGTGACGGGCGCGGCATCGGGCCTTGGACGCGCCACGGCAGTCGCATTGGCACAGGCGGGTGCGGACCTGTGCCTGGTCGATGTCAACGCGACCGGACTGGAGGAGACGGCAACGCAGATCCGTGATCTGGGTCGCACGGCGATCGTGCAGACGGTCAACCTTGCCCTCCCGGAGAATTGCGAGGTCGTGGTAACTGCCGCGATCGACGCCTTCGGGCGTCTGGATGCGCTGTGCAACGTCGCGGGACTGATCAGCTTCACCCATACGACCGATATGCCAGTCGCGGACTGGGACCGGACGCTGGCGGTGAACCTTGGCGCGCCCTTCCACCTCAGCCGGGCGGCCATTCCGCACCTGCTGGAAAAGGACGGCGCGATCGTCAACGTCGCCTCCTCCGCCGCCTTCATCGGCGAGGCCTATGCCGCCGCCTATTGCGCCAGCAAGTCGGGACTGATCGGTCTGACCAAGGCGATGGCGATGGAATATATGAACCGGCCGATCCGCATCAACGCGGTCGCGCCGGGCGGCATGGCGACCAACATCGCGGCGAACATCGTCTGGCCCGAAGGTGCGGACATGAGCCTTATCAAGCGTTTTTCGGGGATGCGGGGACTGGTCGAAGTGGACGATGTCGCTGCGATGATCGCACATCTCGCCTCGGACGCGGGACGCGCCTTCCACGGTGCCTGCGTGACGATGGATCGCGGCATCACGGCGGGGTGA
- a CDS encoding NAD(P)-dependent oxidoreductase codes for MTDNKIIRTGFIGLGSQGGPMARRMAEAGYPLTLWARRPEALEAFADTAATHAPSIAALGAASDHVGLCVVDDAGVQAVCADLIPTMAAGSRIIIHSTVHPQTCLDLAAQASTRGIALIDAPVSGGGPGATAGTLTVMVGGDANAVADARPVFESFAGSIVHLGGVGAGQLAKLINNALMAAHMALANHALDAGSTLGIDHKPLTELVRVSSGRSYGFEVAARLPDPTAFAHGAKLLAKDVRLLGEVLGDDPDARIFDQLTRPFLDRAQQ; via the coding sequence ATGACCGACAACAAGATTATCAGGACCGGCTTCATCGGCCTGGGCAGTCAGGGCGGGCCAATGGCGCGCCGCATGGCGGAGGCAGGCTATCCGCTCACCCTGTGGGCGCGCAGGCCGGAAGCGCTGGAGGCCTTTGCCGATACGGCGGCCACCCACGCCCCCTCGATCGCGGCGCTTGGCGCGGCGAGCGATCATGTCGGCCTCTGCGTCGTCGACGATGCGGGCGTGCAAGCGGTGTGCGCCGACCTCATCCCGACGATGGCGGCGGGCAGCCGGATCATCATCCATTCAACCGTGCATCCGCAGACCTGCCTCGACCTTGCCGCGCAGGCCAGCACGCGCGGCATCGCCCTGATCGACGCGCCGGTAAGCGGCGGCGGACCGGGCGCGACGGCGGGCACGTTGACCGTCATGGTCGGCGGGGACGCCAATGCCGTGGCCGACGCGCGCCCGGTGTTCGAGAGCTTTGCCGGCTCCATCGTCCATCTGGGCGGCGTGGGCGCAGGGCAGCTCGCAAAGCTGATCAACAACGCACTGATGGCCGCGCATATGGCGCTGGCCAACCATGCGCTCGATGCCGGATCGACGCTGGGCATCGACCACAAGCCGCTGACCGAGCTTGTTCGCGTCAGCAGCGGGCGCAGCTATGGGTTCGAGGTGGCGGCGCGCCTGCCGGACCCGACCGCCTTCGCCCATGGCGCAAAGCTGCTGGCCAAGGATGTCCGCCTGCTCGGCGAAGTGCTGGGCGACGACCCGGACGCGCGCATTTTCGACCAGCTTACCCGCCCCTTCCTCGACCGCGCGCAACAATAA
- a CDS encoding SDR family oxidoreductase yields the protein MTFSIDQFRLDGKVAIVTGAGGRGNGIGRAYALGLAQAGAAVVVADINADGAKAVADEIVASGGQAIAATVDITDPASVATMAQAATNAFGGIDILVNNAALMAELGQLAAADVSLDEWNRIMTVNVTGALLCAQAVIPAMRARGGGRIVNQVSGGAFPAISIYGVSKLALVGLTTTLARQLGREGIAVNAIAPGNTTSDAGKLLTPDDSPFIKYLEMNVAMRVRGAPDELVGSLLLLCSQAGGWITGQVIHVDGGWVLRP from the coding sequence ATGACATTCTCGATCGATCAGTTCCGTCTGGACGGCAAGGTCGCCATCGTCACTGGCGCGGGGGGACGCGGCAACGGCATCGGCCGCGCCTATGCGCTGGGGCTGGCACAGGCGGGCGCGGCGGTCGTCGTCGCCGACATCAATGCCGATGGCGCAAAGGCCGTGGCGGACGAGATCGTGGCGAGCGGGGGACAGGCCATCGCGGCCACCGTAGACATCACCGATCCCGCGTCCGTCGCGACCATGGCGCAGGCGGCCACCAATGCCTTTGGCGGCATCGACATCCTCGTCAACAATGCCGCACTGATGGCCGAGCTGGGGCAGTTGGCCGCCGCCGACGTGTCGCTGGACGAATGGAACCGGATCATGACCGTCAATGTGACGGGCGCGCTGCTGTGCGCGCAGGCCGTCATCCCGGCGATGCGCGCGCGCGGCGGCGGGCGGATCGTCAACCAGGTGTCGGGTGGCGCTTTTCCCGCCATCTCCATCTATGGCGTCAGCAAGCTGGCGCTGGTCGGCCTCACCACCACGCTCGCCCGCCAGTTGGGGCGCGAGGGGATTGCGGTCAACGCCATCGCGCCGGGCAACACCACCAGCGACGCGGGCAAGTTGCTGACGCCCGACGATTCGCCGTTCATCAAATATCTGGAGATGAATGTCGCGATGCGCGTGCGCGGCGCGCCTGATGAGCTGGTTGGATCGCTGCTGCTGCTCTGTTCACAGGCCGGTGGCTGGATCACGGGACAGGTTATCCATGTCGATGGCGGCTGGGTGCTGCGCCCCTGA
- a CDS encoding FadR/GntR family transcriptional regulator, with amino-acid sequence MAVRNAEEQEASYSRRLVSATAETMRELILSRAEDELIGSLPDIARQLNVGIATVQQAARILEHEGLLTVRRGPGGGYFGTRPDAAALSRSVATYLRVRGADDYEALEMMTLLDCELMPAAARCDSAARHEDLRLLQQRVDHCHSGADRVAFEDDLHAVLFAMVDRPLMELLAGVAMRYYRSSPIPQVFEGEKGLIDWRRWRHQIIAAILARDPDLARFEAERHRRDLLARLEKNDRR; translated from the coding sequence ATGGCTGTACGCAATGCCGAAGAGCAGGAGGCCAGCTATAGCCGCCGACTGGTCAGCGCCACGGCCGAGACTATGCGCGAGCTGATCCTGTCGCGCGCGGAAGACGAACTGATCGGTTCGCTGCCGGATATCGCCCGGCAGTTGAACGTCGGCATTGCCACCGTCCAGCAGGCCGCCCGCATCTTGGAGCATGAGGGGTTGTTGACGGTCCGCCGTGGTCCGGGCGGTGGCTATTTCGGAACCCGGCCCGACGCTGCGGCACTGAGCCGGTCGGTGGCGACCTATCTGCGCGTGCGCGGCGCCGACGACTATGAAGCGCTGGAGATGATGACGCTGCTCGACTGCGAGTTGATGCCGGCGGCGGCGCGCTGCGACAGTGCGGCGCGGCATGAAGACCTGCGCCTGCTCCAGCAACGCGTCGATCATTGTCATAGCGGCGCGGATCGGGTCGCGTTCGAGGATGATCTGCACGCCGTCCTGTTCGCGATGGTCGACAGGCCGTTGATGGAACTGCTCGCCGGGGTCGCCATGCGTTATTATCGCAGCAGCCCGATCCCGCAGGTTTTCGAAGGGGAGAAAGGTCTGATAGACTGGCGTCGGTGGCGCCACCAGATCATTGCGGCGATCCTGGCCCGCGATCCCGACCTGGCGCGCTTCGAGGCGGAACGGCATCGGCGCGACCTGCTTGCCCGGTTGGAGAAAAACGACAGGCGCTAG